The Oncorhynchus nerka isolate Pitt River linkage group LG11, Oner_Uvic_2.0, whole genome shotgun sequence genome includes the window ggaacaactgtggctgtggctgtatactgtagcaggaagggataccaagctgatcataggtgatacgtcttggagggtgtctctctctttgtggcagctggtaggctggttcctcaggttcagcagcatcagtatatgaaggaaaggcacttggtggacgatcatcaggcaaattttcagcaggcaagttaatctcctcagcaggtaggtctttaactgttgtctcctccagccgcttttcaacaagaggctgtgctggtagtgtataagggactggcactgcaactgtctgtttcactgttgggggtctgtgttcccactctctcgctggttcagcattcctctcctcaggtactgtaggagatgtgggaacctgtagcggatcatgatgaaggtcatattcatccccactgtcttcatcagaatctagagtctgtgatgcaggctttcagctgcatctatgtcagtatcagctgaaggtgagacaaccactgcaacaaccagctcgatcccaaaagatgggattagagaagcacaagaatctgatccagtcatccgtcctgtgctcaatttcaaactgtcgggttccaaaccgccagttaaagagcaaaagaaattcagtccaaagacaaaatgcctattcagagaatgggacaaattgacaatagacagtgatggcattttgtacagaatcactacagcccgcaagcagttagttctaccagagcagtacaaaggtaaagtgatggaagagttgcacaataacatgggacaccaaggtactgaccgcactgtatcactagtacgtgaccgcttcttctggccatatatgcaatctgacatcgagcactatgtgactaaaacttgtagctgtgtcaagcagaaaaggccagcccatgcaacaagagctcctctgacaaacattgtgacaacacagccatttgaactggtatgtatagacttccttcatctcgacagatgcaaaggaggatatgagtacatcctcgtgattgttgatcattttacacgtttcactcaagcctacgccaccacatcaaagtcaggtaaaactgctgcaaatctcatcttcaatgattttgccctgaagtttgggttcccgtccccgcatccaccatgaccaaggggagaatttgaaaatcagttgttccatcagttaaagaaactcagtggcatggcggggtccaggacaacaccctatcacccgatgggaaacggtcaagcggaacgcatgaacagaacattgttgcaaatgttaaagacactaactgagacacaaaagtcaaattggaaggagtctctgaacaaactggtttatgcctataactgcacccgttgcgaagtgactggctattcaccattttatcttctgtttgggagatcacccaggcttccagttgatatgctctttggattgtgcacagaggcaggttccagtaaccagcgagaatacgtggagaactggaaacgagggatggaagaagcatacgccattgcaaatgaaaatgctcagaaagccgctgaaagaagtaagaagtactatgacactaaagttaggagttcagtgctacagcctggcgagcgagttctgattaaaaacctgacaccaagaggaggaccaggaaaactccgtaactattgggaagatacaattcacacagtggtgagacaaatgggttcagacctgccgatttatgaattgagaccagaaaagggtaggggacgctccagggtcctgcacagaaatctgctcatgtcctgtgaccacttaccttttgagacacaaccagaTATGACCAAAGTGGCcaaaagtcagaaaacgaggagacaccagcctgcatcacagactctagattctgatgaagacagtggggatgaatatgaccttcatcatgatccgctacaggttcccacatctcctacagtacctgaggagaggaatgctgaaccagcgagagagtgggaacacagacccccacagtgaaacagacagttgcagtgccagtcccttatacactaccagcacagcctcttgttgaaaagcggctggaggagacaacagttaaagacctacctgctgaggagattaactttcctgctgaaaatttgcctgatgatcgtccaccaagtgcctttccttcatatactgatgctgctgaacctgaggaaccagcctaccagctgccacaaagagagagacaccctccaaggCGTATCATCTCCTCTCCTGGTCCGTGTTAAccccccgtctcctctcctggtcCGTGTTAAccccccgtctcctctcctggtcCGTGTTAAccccccgtctcctctcctggtcCGTGTTAacccccgtctcctctcctggtcCGTGTTAAccccccgtctcctctcctggtcCGTGTTACCccccccgtctcctctcctggtcCGTGTTAaccccgtctcctctcctggtcCGTGTTAatccccgtctcctctcctggtcCGTGTTAatccccgtctcctctcctggtcCGTGTTaacctcccgtctcctctcctggtcCGTGTTAACCCCGTCTCCTCTTTTGGTCCGTGTTAAccccccgtctcctctcctggtcCGTGTTaacctcccgtctcctctcctggtcCGTGTTAaccccgtctcctctcctggtcCGTGTTAaccccgtctcctctcctggtcCGTGTTAacccccgtctcctctcctggtcCGTGTTAAccccccgtctcctctcctggtcCGTGTTAAccccccgtctcctctcctggtcCGTGTTAAccccccgtctcctctcctggtcCGTGTTACCCCTCTGCTGGTAGCCCTCTGGTTCACCACAACACATCTCCCAGGctaaacacacaaacacctccccacacacacacacacctccacggCCAAAGAACATAGGCCTCAGTCGTTCCCTCTGGGGGCAGAGAGACTTATCCTAACCGGTGTAGCATCGCTAGCCTATGCTAGTGGAATGCAGTTTGAATTTGTAGCATTGTTAGCCCATGATAGTGGAATGCAGTTAGAATATGTGGCAGTGTTAGCCCATGCTAGTGGAATGCAGTTTGAATTTGTAGCATTGTTAGCCCATGCTAGTGGAATGTAGCGAGTACTAATCCCTTGACCTGCCTGAACTTCCTTTGAGCTAGACATTTCTGCTACAGCGAGGTCaactctcggtgtgtgtgtgtgtgtctgacatgTCAGTTTACACACAGATGTCATGTCCCTCAACCTCCACTCACCGctttcccctcacccctctctctcacccttctctctcaccccctaactcttctctcttcccccctcagcccttctccccctctacagTTCAGCCACTTGTAATGATAACCTGTAAACACACATCTGTCTCAATAGCCTTGAACTGGCCTGACACTGTGCACTAACACATGCAGAACCTCTGTGCCGTCTATGCAGTCCTGCTCCCTCCTTTGACAGACAGccgacagtaacatgtatagttgGTAGAGCGTGGAGCTTGTAACCCCAGGATAGTGGGTTGGATTCATGGGACCACCCATACGTATAAAGTATGCACGCGTGACTAAGTAgatttggataaaagcatctgctaaacggCATATATTATTACTATATATTAGACTAGAGTGAGGATAACAGAGGGATATACTGTAAATACTTGATACTATGGAGCCAGGGAGGTTGTGCAAGAGAGTTGGCCTGCCAGTTGGGGCAACCTTGTGTTTCTAGACCTCCATCTTATTTACTTCCTGTCCAGAGTGTGTTTATTTACTTCCTGTCCAGACTCCAGAGTGTGTTTATTTGCTTCCTGTCCAGACTCCAGAGTGTGTTTATTTACTTCCTGTCCAGTGCGTTTATTTACTTCCTGTCCAGACTCCAGAGTGCGTTTATTTACTTCCTGTCCAGACTCCAGAGTGTGTTTATTTACTTCCTGTCCAGTGTGTTTATTTACTTCCTGTCCAGAGTGTGTTTATTTACTTCCTGTCCAGAGTGTGTTTATTTACTTCCTGTCCAGAGTGTTTTTATTTACTTCCTGTCCAGAGTGTGTTTATTTACTTCCTGTCCAGAATGTGTTTATTTACTTCCTGTCCAGAGTGTGTTTATTTACTTCCTGTCCAGACTCCAGAGTGTGTTTGTTTACTTCCTGTCCAGACTCCAGAGTGTGTTTGTTTACTTCCTGTCCAGACTCCAGAGTGTGTTTGTTTACTTCCTGTCCAGACTCCAGAGTGTGTTTATTTACTTCCTGTCCAGACTCCAGAGTGTGTTTATTTACTTCCAGTCCAGACTCCAGAGTGTGTTTATTTACTTCCTGTCCAGACTCCAGACTCCAGTGTGGTTTGTTTACTTCCTGTCCAGACTCCAGAGTGTGTTTATTTACTTCCTGTCCAGACTCCAGAGTGTGTTTGTTTTCTTCTTGTCCAGACTCCAGAGTGTGTTTGTTTACTTCCTGTCCAGACTCCAGAATGTGTTTATTTACTTCCTGTCCAGACTCCAGAGTTGGTTTGTTTACTTCCTGTCCAGAATGTGTTTATTTACTTCCTGTCCAGAGTGTGTTTATTTACTTCCTGTCCAGAGTTTGTTTATTTACTTCCTGTCCAGAGTGTGTTTATTTACTTCCTGTCCAGAGTGTGTTTGTTTACTTCCTGTCCAGACTCCAGAGTGTGTTTATTTACTTCCTGTCCAGACTCCAGAATGTGGTTATTTACTTCCTGTCCAGACACCAGAGTGTGTTTATTTACTTCCTGTCCAGAGTGTGTTTATTTACTTCCTGTCCAGAGTGTGTTTGTTTACTTCCTGTCCAGACTCCAGAGTGTGTTTATTTACTTCCAGTCCAGTCTCCAGAGTGTGTTTATTTACTTCCAGTCCAGACTCCAGAGTGTGTTTGTTTACTTCCAGTCCAGACTCCAGAGTGTGTTTGTTTACTTCCAGTCCAGACTCCAGAGTGTGTTTGTTTACTTCCTGTCCAGACTCCAGAGTGTGTTTGTTTACTTCCTGTCCAGACTCCAGAGTGTGTTTGTTTACTTCCTGTCCAGACTCCAGAATGTGTTTATTTACTTCCTGTCCAgactccagtgtgtgtttatTTACTTCCTGTCCAGAGTGTGTTTATTTACTTCCTGTCCAGAGTGTGTTTATTTACTTCCTGTCCAGAGTGTGTTTATTTACTTCCTGTCCAGACTCCAGCGTGTGTTTATTTACTTCCTGTCCAGACTCCAGAGTGTGTTTATTTACTTCCTATCCAGTGTGTTTATTTACTTCCTGTCCAGGGTGTGTTTATTTACTTCCCGTCCAGACTCCAGAGTGTGTTTATTTACTTCCTGTCCAGAGTGTGTTTATTTACTTCCTGTCCAGAGTGTGTTTATTTACTTCCTGTCCAGAGTGTGTTTATTTACTTCCTGTCCAGAGTGTGTTTATTTACTTCCTGTCCAGAGTGTGTTTGTTTACTTCCTGTCCAGACTCCAGAGTGTGGTTATTTACTTCCTGTCCAGACTCCAGAGTGTGTTTATTTACTTCCTGTCCAGACTCCAGAGTGTGTTTATTTACTTCCtgtccaggggcctgttgcacaaaactaggataagggattaagccaggatatcttggtgatcctggctcaattgatccgtaatccggttgcactaaagatggataaggggcaggaggatatgttatggtataaattaccatggagatttattctgtggagctagcctgctccagaccaggctaaattccaggatctatttaatctcatccctaatgtcagtcagcagtcaccacaaatggaaaccaatagttatttcactgctcactatacattgttatcacataactagacccactgttattatttaaacgtttgtgatcattaatttcaatgattttggataaaaaattatttttagatgatgttgctatcattagataatttacagtttcccatagactataaggctatatataaaatgatagaatattagggccacagaggggaaaaaaacaagtcataatattgtaaccagttgttttaaaggaggacagttgttaaaatgacagatgtggggcatttcgtgaaattgtacttcagtatggtttcataaacaaagacatgctgatgtgccagaatattaagtatcacattgtcataagtatcaaaactgtaaaaacaatatgtagcttttctgcagaaagaaccagcctcataaatttatgactttatcctttttcttcagtgtggccctagtactctgtcatataaacaaatacacattccatatgaatataaaaacacaatgtgtaacattatgttcctttattgaataaggacaaaacaaagcaggtaaaccatcagctcctttcgaaactgaagtcacagtgactctacaagatggaaagcacagaatccaagcatattatacaaaatgatacatacacattcaaaggtctgtatataacacaccctgcatgtctgcacactaaaataaatgcaggacaaatccatacacatcaactgaacagacaaattaatggatgcagtagcctccctgcagccttgtattacacacagtataccgcacaaacatcataagaggccaaattcacaaaaacgaacccaaaaaacccaaattcctctgccaccgcaggacatatttaaccaaaattgaaagcacacatactaactaaaataattcaacacatattggtccctcagcagccgaccactgtcgtcatcagggaagattgccggattgtcccagtccatggctggtggcactctgggggccctctccttcctcaggcaggccacattgtggaggacagcacaagccacagtaatatcacatgccctaacagggctgacccttaatttgtgaaggcagtgaaagcgtgccttcaggaggccaaaggtcatttcaactctggccctggtcctggcatgggcatggttgtaggcctgctgtgcttcctgggggtctgtgaaaggtgtcaggagaaaaggctggcagccataccccctgtctcccagcaacacaccagagaattcacctgtcaacacaaaatctcatcattactacctcataaacacagtgatattcttgacacagccatgatggttataaataggggttgtgtggcttaccttgtgataggcactgatagatttcagaggcccgaaagattctggagtcatggactgagccaggccattttgccacaacattgctgatcacacagtcagcattgcagaccatctgaaatcataagatgaggaatattacaccaatcaatgcacatcactggcaatgcagagtgttcgtcaatggacaatatcaaaaagttatgttcacctgaacattaatgctgtgaaaggatttcctattcacaaaatcggcctcatgggcacctgaggggcttttatccttatgtgtgtgcagtccactgcaccaatgacattggggaaacctgtcacacaaagtaatgagtatcctactatgtgttaacagttgtcctgtaatttgtagatcctcttacctgcaatcctatagaactcctctttgatgtcacagagtcttctgtggccagggaaggagatgaagacatctgctaatgctttgatagccagacacacactccttattgtgcggcaaattgtggccttgttcagctgttctgcatcccccactgagtacaggaaggctccactagcaaaaagcgcaaggccacacaaaccatttgctccacactcagtgcatggctccgtgcagtgcggtgcttaatcctgggacccagtagtctgcatagatacctgatgccatctgcagaaaacctgtatctttcatatagatggtcatcagggaaggccagtgggtccaaccggtccctgaagaccctttctcgcctgaaggctctcctcagcacaagtgcttcttcatccaccacatctcgcacgaatgggcatgccattgtcagagcagaaaggaacacacaattttgggccttcatataggctagtggccacacctggtgctgggggggtgggcaaaagagggcgatgccttataacgatgacttggttgtactgattgctgggaaaattaaaaaaaccttagaaagatgccaccgtcctgtgtgctcacaataagagctcatatgtcatggctcacttgactttacgagaatatacctaatttttattttgagctgtgtcatcttcttggagctgggggaggaaataaaaataatgattaatacatttgtgttacagttagcatacagtgtacattgaaggcatatctcacctccctcgcaagtttttttatttcaaggtccagtttcctaattgtcctctttttttatttcggactccagtgcaagattttctatctttttcttcttgtactgaatgtctatgtctgccagttctatttggcgccggaggtggttgccatacaactttctgatagcttgtgagctctgtgaacacaatacaattagcgcagctggaatttggcaggatgtggtgtccttttattaatacgcactatgttgccaggctggttttcccactgtatagcatctgggtcctgtaaaagaaattagattttttgattttgatgaggactcctcaccattgtagagtaaatagtactttcacagtcttaacatgatacctcatgccttctggaatccagagagatggtctcctcctcatcatcgtctccatcatgtgctgttgctgctgcactggggccttcaccctatcacatttaatcggattcatattgaagctagtagacaagacatgccaggcctacagtatgcctttgatggagtactcactggatcagcatcgtctggtgcttgtgctggtggctctaacaggaacacagtgctgccaggcactgcaaggcaataggtaaaccaaagtcagacagtccaaattgattcaatatgaatgtggttgtatcccatgtagagatggaaggacataccttgaatgaagcgggtggcatcttgggaggaacctatgctcgtctctttccccccagggatcccctctaagacgggcctgcctttatttagctccaaggccatgtcctctgctggggtaaggtcagcctttggtgacccaccacccgtgccttgtctgtgggtattctttttcactgctaaaacagtacagacaatgtgtgagcaggcaccttctgggtacaatatatgcttgtgctttgttaaatattagtcagggaccataccattctgcagaatgttcttgtatttgattttgacctgctgccatgtccgttttggcccgttcatgtttaatctacacacacacacacacacacacacacacacacacacatttaatggagtcacactgcaaaaaattacttggtatttttgtcttgttttcagtaaaaatatcaaagaatgtatcatagctttaaacagtgtgatggagttactttacacaatttcactcatatctgcagtgcatttcaattaaaaatttaaccgtttcataattacagtacaactgcatttttggagatgtgaattaaatatttgaattgtaattgtgatgtttcagcggagcggtgagtgtgtaattgtgcactacttacgcattcaggcggtctgcaatactttgccacgctttttctctttgctttatcactgtggcggtgttgcctttcttcttaattatatcttttacctcctcgtatgcctccatgaggatttgtgcttccgacggggaaaagtacgcggctctagttgccatggtaaatcagttaatctgtgatctgtggcggggtctatttgagtgagccgt containing:
- the LOC135573946 gene encoding putative nuclease HARBI1; this translates as MSSSPSLATEDSVTSKRSSIGLQMVCNADCVISNVVAKWPGSVHDSRIFRASEIYQCLSQGEFSGVLLGDRGYGCQPFLLTPFTDPQEAQQAYNHAHARTRARVEMTFGLLKARFHCLHKLRVSPVRACDITVACAVLHNVACLRKERAPRVPPAMDWDNPAIFPDDDSGRLLRDQYVLNYFS